The Saccharothrix variisporea genome has a segment encoding these proteins:
- a CDS encoding CHAT domain-containing protein, with amino-acid sequence MKMAFALAQRGSTRAALREVDAAVRVLTGVAGAKARAQRGAVFHQIGRLDEAFADYQVAVRVLRRAGDRLGVQRTIVNRALLQAERHEFEAAQRDLVEADGIARELGRELAVGIITGNIGYVAGLRGDVPAALAAFEEAERIIGGQGGQVAAVLQDRAALLLSVGLMTEARQVALRAVEAFRRHGRTLKVPEMQLLLAQVALSERDWTTAAGHARTALQGFKGQGRARWVALARAVVLQATLGAGEPDRVAARDVDATVAALAGRPLAAVQARLDAARLAESRGRDDVASGYLAEAARVRRRGPATLRARGWYAEALRRRRHDPVGAMRAARQGLRVLDEHHAALAASDLRAYSAAHRAELVDVGLRIALAEGRPARVFEWAERGRASRLLVRQVRPPDDPRLAALLPELRVVTAELDRARAEGRYTGRLVSRQVELERRIRDRSRLLRAEVSLPGPVAVRDLAAALGDRVLVEYVQVDDRLLAVSLVDGRLRLHDLASGAEVAELVERVAFALRLGSARASVLLRDVAARLDALLLPFPGDRPLVVVPTGVLHSLPWSVLPSCAGRPVAVSPSAALWHQAATRPPSSGEVVVAGGPGLPGAREEAQAVAALYGRTALVDGEATVEAVLSALETAATAHLATHGVLASDNPLFSALRLHDGQLNVHDVQRLKRVPDTVLLAACDVGRSVVVSGDELLGLSATFIERGTARVIASVVPIPDAETKPLMTAVHRHLVAGVAPARALALAQQEVGPSGFVCIGAG; translated from the coding sequence ATGAAGATGGCGTTCGCCTTGGCTCAGCGGGGGTCCACGCGAGCGGCGTTGCGGGAGGTTGACGCCGCTGTTCGGGTGTTGACCGGGGTGGCGGGGGCCAAGGCTCGGGCGCAGCGGGGGGCCGTGTTCCACCAGATCGGGCGGTTGGACGAGGCGTTCGCCGACTACCAGGTCGCGGTGCGGGTGTTGCGGCGGGCCGGGGATCGGTTGGGGGTGCAGCGGACCATCGTGAACCGGGCGCTGTTGCAGGCCGAGCGGCACGAGTTCGAGGCGGCGCAGCGGGACCTGGTCGAGGCGGACGGGATCGCCCGGGAGCTCGGGCGGGAACTGGCGGTGGGGATCATCACCGGCAACATCGGGTACGTGGCCGGGTTGCGCGGTGACGTGCCGGCGGCGCTGGCGGCGTTCGAGGAGGCCGAGCGGATCATCGGCGGTCAGGGTGGGCAGGTCGCCGCCGTGTTGCAGGACCGGGCGGCGCTGCTGCTGTCCGTGGGGCTGATGACGGAGGCGCGGCAGGTCGCGTTGCGGGCCGTGGAGGCGTTTCGTCGGCACGGGCGGACGTTGAAGGTGCCGGAGATGCAGTTGCTGCTGGCGCAGGTGGCGTTGTCCGAAAGGGACTGGACGACCGCTGCCGGGCACGCCCGGACCGCGTTGCAGGGGTTCAAGGGGCAGGGACGGGCGCGGTGGGTCGCGTTGGCGCGGGCGGTGGTGCTTCAGGCGACCTTGGGTGCGGGTGAACCGGATCGGGTGGCCGCGCGGGACGTCGATGCCACGGTTGCGGCGTTGGCCGGGCGTCCGCTTGCCGCTGTGCAGGCCCGGTTGGACGCGGCGCGGCTCGCCGAGTCGCGGGGGCGGGACGACGTGGCTTCCGGGTATCTGGCGGAGGCGGCGCGGGTGCGGCGGCGAGGGCCGGCGACGTTGCGGGCGCGGGGCTGGTACGCCGAGGCGTTGCGTCGTAGGCGGCATGATCCGGTAGGGGCGATGCGGGCGGCGCGTCAAGGGCTGCGGGTGTTGGACGAGCACCACGCGGCGTTGGCGGCCAGCGACCTGAGGGCGTACTCCGCTGCGCACCGGGCCGAGTTGGTGGATGTGGGGTTGCGGATCGCGCTGGCGGAGGGGCGTCCGGCTCGGGTGTTCGAGTGGGCCGAGCGGGGGCGGGCCAGTCGGTTGCTGGTGCGGCAGGTCCGGCCGCCGGACGACCCACGGCTGGCGGCGCTGCTGCCCGAGTTGCGGGTTGTCACCGCCGAGTTGGACCGGGCGCGGGCCGAGGGCCGGTACACCGGTCGGCTCGTGTCTCGCCAGGTCGAACTGGAACGGCGCATCCGCGACCGGAGCCGGCTGTTGCGGGCCGAGGTGTCGTTGCCGGGGCCGGTGGCGGTGCGGGACCTGGCGGCGGCGTTGGGTGACCGGGTGCTGGTCGAGTACGTGCAAGTGGACGACCGGTTGCTGGCGGTGTCCCTGGTGGACGGTCGGCTGCGGCTGCACGACCTGGCGTCGGGTGCGGAGGTGGCCGAACTGGTGGAACGGGTGGCGTTCGCGTTGCGACTGGGTTCCGCGCGGGCCTCCGTGCTGCTGCGGGACGTGGCCGCGCGCCTGGACGCCCTGCTGCTGCCGTTCCCGGGCGACCGGCCGCTGGTGGTCGTGCCGACCGGGGTTCTGCACAGCCTGCCGTGGTCGGTCCTGCCCTCGTGCGCGGGACGCCCGGTGGCGGTGTCGCCGTCGGCGGCGCTGTGGCACCAGGCGGCGACCCGGCCACCGTCGTCGGGTGAGGTCGTGGTGGCGGGCGGGCCGGGGCTGCCGGGTGCGCGGGAGGAGGCGCAGGCGGTGGCCGCCCTGTACGGCCGGACAGCGTTGGTCGACGGTGAAGCGACCGTGGAGGCCGTGCTGTCGGCGCTGGAGACGGCCGCCACCGCGCACCTCGCCACGCACGGCGTCCTGGCGTCGGACAACCCGCTGTTCTCGGCGCTGCGGTTGCACGACGGCCAGCTGAACGTGCACGACGTGCAACGGCTCAAGCGGGTGCCGGACACCGTGCTGCTGGCGGCGTGCGACGTGGGCCGGTCGGTCGTGGTGTCCGGTGACGAGCTGCTGGGCCTGAGCGCGACCTTCATCGAACGCGGCACGGCCCGCGTGATCGCGTCCGTGGTGCCCATCCCGGACGCCGAGACCAAACCGTTGATGACCGCCGTGCACCGGCACTTGGTGGCGGGCGTGGCACCGGCTCGCGCGCTGGCGTTGGCTCAGCAGGAGGTCGGCCCGTCCGGGTTCGTGTGCATCGGCGCGGGGTGA
- a CDS encoding VOC family protein, whose protein sequence is MDIKVSTCFIAVDDHDKALDFYRDALGLEVRNDVGFEGMRWVTVGAPGQPDVDIVLEPAVATPNATAADKEAAAELLAKGLLRGVIFTTDDVDATFERIRAAGGEVLQEPMDQPYGVRDCAFRDPAGNMLRFNQKK, encoded by the coding sequence ATGGACATCAAGGTTTCCACCTGTTTCATCGCGGTCGACGACCACGACAAGGCGCTGGACTTCTACCGCGACGCGCTCGGCCTGGAAGTGCGCAACGACGTCGGTTTCGAGGGCATGCGCTGGGTGACCGTCGGCGCGCCGGGTCAGCCCGATGTGGACATCGTGCTCGAGCCGGCCGTCGCGACGCCCAACGCCACCGCAGCCGACAAGGAGGCCGCCGCCGAGCTGCTGGCCAAGGGGCTGCTGCGCGGTGTGATCTTCACGACCGACGACGTCGACGCCACCTTCGAGCGCATCCGCGCCGCCGGCGGCGAGGTGCTCCAGGAGCCGATGGACCAGCCCTACGGCGTCCGCGACTGCGCCTTCCGCGACCCGGCCGGCAACATGCTGCGGTTCAACCAGAAGAAGTGA
- a CDS encoding helix-turn-helix transcriptional regulator: MDRDYAQPLDVTALARVALMSPGHFSRSFRAAFGETPYSYLMTRRIERAKALLRRGDLSVTEVCFAVGCTSLGSFSTRFTELVGESPSAYRARDHEDGAAIPACIAKMYLRPIRNGEAKPGPRN, translated from the coding sequence ATGGACCGGGACTACGCGCAGCCGCTCGACGTGACCGCGCTGGCCCGGGTCGCCCTCATGTCGCCGGGTCACTTCTCGCGCAGCTTCCGCGCCGCGTTCGGCGAGACCCCCTACAGCTACCTGATGACCCGCCGCATCGAGCGCGCGAAAGCTCTCCTGCGCCGTGGGGACCTCTCCGTCACCGAGGTGTGCTTCGCGGTCGGGTGTACGTCGCTCGGGTCGTTCAGCACGCGGTTCACCGAGCTGGTCGGGGAGAGTCCCAGCGCCTACCGGGCGCGCGACCACGAGGACGGTGCCGCCATCCCCGCCTGCATCGCGAAGATGTACCTGCGACCGATCAGGAACGGAGAAGCGAAACCGGGTCCCCGGAACTAG
- a CDS encoding PIG-L family deacetylase yields MARARPVVALAALVLGLVIACGGPAPDPAGASDVAYLQVVAHHDDDLLFMNPDVREAVRSGRRVETVFLTAGEAEVPDANGYSASRQAGARAAYARMAGVPDEWDGTAADLAGGRVGERYTLKAKPQVTLVFLNLPEDGDPRADGGRGALRRLWKDRAGGVVSVDTLTPTGGKMPGPSTYTGNGLIRVLVELMDDFRPTVLRVQDSDPDPDYPQWKPWHDHPDHVVGARFTEEAARVYQRSPEHPRLVVVGYRDYNTDASPVNLPPARQEEKIGDFAAYQAHDRNATGHPSYDAWPRRMYYRWDRGTQWVVRTDDGLRAYAPQGKRLLGWRRHGDRWERLDDLGGPGGKLAFGLSATRGKNGPTVCGRLLDSHDITCRDDRGWASLGSPDPGDVRVGTPTAAAYADGRVAVFVRDAGGGVSRSEQDRSGVWGPWTRLGRPGATPITDGLTAVTGPSGTPEVLGSTRDAPVHWSGAWNPSDGPWPAPAGPPSAVYGKDDTLTVVYPVADTGELATTTRTNGKWTPPTRSPGPDGPGRPATVYAHDRVMVVGRDKDGGVSVDGTSAGGDPLDYPTAAVDGNGRVVLLAIGADGRLHTSSEQDGGRFAPWQAAG; encoded by the coding sequence ATGGCACGGGCACGACCGGTCGTGGCGCTCGCCGCGCTCGTCCTCGGGCTGGTCATCGCCTGTGGCGGGCCCGCACCCGACCCGGCCGGCGCGTCCGACGTCGCCTACCTCCAGGTCGTGGCCCACCACGACGACGACCTGCTGTTCATGAACCCCGACGTGCGGGAGGCGGTGCGGTCCGGGCGGCGGGTGGAGACGGTGTTCCTCACCGCCGGCGAGGCCGAGGTGCCCGACGCGAACGGCTACTCGGCGTCCCGCCAGGCCGGGGCGCGGGCGGCGTACGCGCGGATGGCCGGGGTGCCCGACGAGTGGGACGGCACCGCGGCGGACCTCGCCGGCGGCCGGGTCGGCGAGCGCTACACGCTGAAGGCGAAACCGCAGGTCACGCTGGTGTTCCTGAACCTGCCCGAGGACGGCGACCCGCGCGCGGACGGCGGTCGCGGCGCCCTGCGGCGGCTGTGGAAGGACCGGGCCGGGGGAGTGGTGTCGGTGGACACCCTCACACCGACCGGCGGCAAGATGCCCGGCCCGTCCACCTACACCGGGAACGGCCTGATCAGGGTCCTGGTCGAGCTCATGGACGACTTCCGGCCGACCGTGCTGCGCGTGCAGGACAGCGACCCGGACCCGGACTACCCGCAGTGGAAGCCCTGGCACGACCACCCCGACCACGTCGTGGGCGCGCGCTTCACCGAGGAGGCCGCTCGGGTCTACCAGCGCTCGCCGGAGCACCCGCGCCTGGTCGTGGTCGGCTACCGCGACTACAACACCGACGCCTCCCCGGTGAACCTCCCGCCCGCCCGGCAGGAGGAGAAGATCGGCGACTTCGCGGCCTACCAGGCCCACGACCGCAACGCGACCGGCCACCCGTCCTACGACGCCTGGCCCCGCCGCATGTACTACCGCTGGGACCGCGGCACCCAGTGGGTCGTCCGCACCGACGACGGCCTCCGGGCGTACGCCCCCCAGGGCAAGCGCCTGCTGGGCTGGCGCCGGCACGGCGACCGCTGGGAGCGGCTGGACGACCTGGGCGGCCCCGGCGGCAAACTGGCGTTCGGCCTGTCGGCGACCCGGGGCAAGAACGGCCCAACGGTCTGCGGTCGCCTCCTGGACAGCCACGACATCACGTGCCGCGACGACCGGGGCTGGGCGTCACTGGGCAGCCCGGACCCCGGCGACGTCCGCGTGGGCACCCCGACCGCCGCCGCGTACGCCGATGGCCGCGTGGCGGTCTTCGTGCGCGACGCAGGCGGCGGCGTCAGCCGGTCCGAACAGGACCGTTCCGGCGTGTGGGGCCCGTGGACGAGGTTGGGTCGCCCGGGTGCCACGCCCATCACCGATGGCCTCACCGCCGTGACCGGCCCGTCCGGCACCCCCGAGGTCTTGGGTTCGACGAGGGACGCGCCCGTCCACTGGTCCGGTGCGTGGAACCCTTCGGATGGCCCTTGGCCCGCACCCGCTGGCCCACCGAGCGCCGTCTACGGCAAAGACGACACTCTCACCGTCGTGTACCCCGTCGCCGACACGGGCGAGCTCGCGACCACAACCCGCACCAACGGCAAGTGGACACCCCCAACCCGCTCCCCGGGCCCTGATGGCCCCGGCCGCCCGGCAACGGTGTACGCACACGACCGCGTGATGGTCGTCGGCCGCGACAAGGACGGCGGGGTGTCGGTCGACGGCACGTCGGCAGGCGGCGACCCCCTCGACTACCCGACCGCGGCGGTGGACGGCAACGGCCGAGTGGTGCTGCTGGCGATCGGCGCGGACGGCCGACTGCACACGTCATCCGAACAGGACGGCGGCCGTTTCGCACCGTGGCAGGCGGCCGGCTGA
- a CDS encoding glycosyltransferase family 2 protein, which produces MRISVVVPCFNEEAGLEELYAALSRVLPPLGGDFEVLLVDDGSTDKTLPLLRTIAERDARFKYLALSRNFGKEAAMLAGLSHATGDYVAIMDADLQHPPELLGRMVEMVGAGYDQVIARRTRKGEATVRKLVSTLYYKMINKVIDVELENGVGDFRVLSRRAVQALLSLGEYNRFSKGLFAWIGFDTAVIDYENVTRSAGNSSWTFRKLLNYGIDGVVSFNSKPLRVAIYLGALVTVLAFAYAVWVLVDAVRNGVDAPGYVTLMCGVLVLGGLQLLFLGVIGEYVGRIYFESKRRPHFLVKESAGAGHIPVTLPLGRELPEHAAEVRGEVVAGPFAERSTP; this is translated from the coding sequence GTGCGCATCTCAGTCGTGGTGCCGTGCTTCAACGAGGAAGCCGGGCTGGAAGAGCTGTACGCGGCGCTGAGCCGCGTGCTCCCGCCGTTGGGCGGTGACTTCGAGGTCCTGCTCGTCGACGACGGCAGCACCGACAAGACGCTGCCCCTGCTGCGCACGATCGCCGAACGCGACGCCCGGTTCAAGTACCTCGCGCTGAGCCGCAACTTCGGCAAGGAAGCCGCCATGCTGGCGGGCCTGAGCCACGCCACCGGCGACTACGTCGCGATCATGGACGCCGACCTCCAGCACCCGCCCGAGCTGCTGGGCCGCATGGTCGAGATGGTCGGCGCGGGCTACGACCAGGTCATCGCGCGGCGCACCCGCAAGGGCGAGGCCACGGTCCGCAAGCTGGTGTCCACCCTGTACTACAAGATGATCAACAAGGTGATCGACGTCGAGCTGGAGAACGGCGTCGGCGACTTCCGCGTGCTGAGCAGGCGCGCGGTGCAGGCGCTGCTGTCGCTGGGCGAGTACAACCGGTTCTCCAAGGGCCTGTTCGCCTGGATCGGCTTCGACACCGCCGTGATCGACTACGAGAACGTCACCCGCTCGGCCGGCAACAGCAGCTGGACGTTCCGCAAGCTGCTCAACTACGGCATCGACGGCGTCGTGTCGTTCAACTCCAAGCCCCTGCGGGTCGCGATCTACCTGGGCGCGCTGGTCACCGTCCTGGCCTTCGCCTACGCGGTGTGGGTGCTGGTGGACGCGGTGCGCAACGGCGTGGACGCGCCCGGTTACGTGACCCTCATGTGCGGCGTGCTCGTGCTGGGCGGTCTGCAACTGCTGTTCCTGGGCGTGATCGGCGAGTACGTCGGCCGCATCTACTTCGAGTCCAAGCGCCGGCCGCACTTCCTGGTCAAGGAGTCGGCGGGCGCGGGCCACATCCCGGTGACCCTGCCGCTGGGACGCGAGCTGCCCGAGCACGCCGCCGAGGTGCGCGGCGAGGTCGTCGCCGGCCCGTTCGCGGAGCGGTCGACGCCGTGA
- a CDS encoding GtrA family protein, which translates to MTAKLGRILRFGLVGVLNTAVYYALYYLFQLALPYMVAHVTAFVLAMVGSYFMNCFFTFRTKPSWRTFLLFPLSNVTNFVVTSTGLWVLVRWFAVDQRIAPLLAAAVAIPFTFIVAQLVLTGRSKPVAPPIREEERTS; encoded by the coding sequence GTGACCGCGAAACTCGGCCGGATCCTCCGGTTCGGACTGGTCGGCGTGCTCAACACGGCCGTGTACTACGCCCTGTACTACCTGTTCCAGCTCGCCCTGCCCTACATGGTCGCGCACGTGACCGCGTTCGTGCTGGCGATGGTCGGCTCGTACTTCATGAACTGCTTCTTCACGTTCCGCACGAAGCCGTCGTGGCGGACGTTCCTGCTGTTCCCGCTGTCGAACGTGACCAACTTCGTGGTCACCAGCACGGGCCTGTGGGTGCTGGTGAGGTGGTTCGCGGTCGACCAGCGCATCGCTCCCCTGCTCGCCGCCGCGGTGGCGATCCCGTTCACGTTCATCGTGGCGCAACTGGTGCTCACCGGCCGGTCGAAGCCCGTCGCGCCACCGATCAGGGAAGAGGAACGGACGTCGTGA
- a CDS encoding putative glycoside hydrolase, with protein MSGWGGRLVAVVGMMVAVVVTPAAGDSYVGVGHARSFWLHLNGTPTPEWMLAAEARRHAYIVLNAWEHDIGRRIKHYNPDVQVFVYKDLSSTRSYACRGGVDDKHLPAGVGYCEADKKHPDWFLVDGKGKRLEYDGYPGHWQMDVGNTAYQNTWADNVIADAKAGGFDGVFMDNALFPCDAYHPGVCPKKYPTDAAIQAAYKAMLANTRPKFTEAKLKTVANLSNARLHTGGWEAYTEHLDGGFDEWWITFSNDNLLPDYDQGWSRQVAEIAANERRGKLTWVQPHFSPNRTQPLRYAMASYFLVVGDKAAIAEMDKTDDYGDPTARDPMYHWNLGKAEKPYREIGSKLFQRDFTCGAVIVNANPTGSPAVRVELAEPYADERNVPVTSVSLPGTSGTVLRKSC; from the coding sequence ATGAGTGGGTGGGGTGGTCGGCTGGTCGCGGTGGTGGGGATGATGGTGGCTGTGGTCGTCACGCCTGCCGCCGGGGACTCGTACGTCGGGGTCGGGCACGCGCGGTCGTTCTGGTTGCACCTCAACGGCACGCCCACGCCGGAGTGGATGTTGGCCGCCGAAGCCCGACGGCACGCCTACATCGTGCTCAACGCCTGGGAGCACGACATCGGCCGCCGCATCAAGCACTACAACCCCGACGTCCAGGTCTTCGTCTACAAGGACCTCTCCTCCACGCGCAGCTACGCCTGCCGGGGCGGCGTGGACGACAAGCACCTCCCCGCCGGCGTGGGCTACTGCGAGGCCGACAAGAAGCACCCCGACTGGTTCCTGGTCGACGGCAAGGGCAAGCGCCTGGAGTACGACGGCTATCCCGGCCACTGGCAGATGGACGTCGGCAACACCGCCTACCAGAACACCTGGGCCGACAACGTGATCGCCGACGCCAAGGCCGGCGGCTTCGACGGCGTGTTCATGGACAACGCCCTGTTCCCGTGCGACGCCTACCACCCCGGCGTCTGCCCGAAGAAGTACCCGACCGACGCCGCAATCCAGGCCGCCTACAAGGCGATGCTCGCCAACACCCGCCCCAAGTTCACCGAGGCGAAGCTGAAGACCGTGGCCAACCTGTCCAACGCCCGCCTGCACACCGGCGGCTGGGAGGCCTACACCGAGCACCTCGACGGCGGTTTCGACGAGTGGTGGATCACGTTCTCCAACGACAACCTGCTGCCCGACTACGACCAGGGCTGGAGCCGCCAGGTCGCCGAGATCGCGGCCAACGAGCGGCGCGGCAAGCTGACCTGGGTGCAGCCGCACTTCAGCCCGAACCGCACCCAGCCGCTGCGGTACGCGATGGCGAGCTACTTCCTCGTCGTGGGTGACAAGGCCGCCATCGCCGAGATGGACAAGACCGACGACTACGGCGACCCGACCGCGCGCGACCCCATGTACCACTGGAACCTGGGCAAGGCCGAGAAGCCCTACCGCGAGATCGGGTCGAAGCTGTTCCAGCGTGACTTCACCTGCGGCGCGGTGATCGTCAACGCGAACCCGACCGGGTCACCGGCGGTCCGGGTCGAACTGGCCGAGCCGTACGCGGACGAGCGCAACGTGCCGGTCACGTCGGTCTCGCTGCCCGGCACCTCCGGCACCGTCCTGCGCAAGTCCTGCTGA